Proteins from a single region of Streptococcus oralis:
- a CDS encoding YhcH/YjgK/YiaL family protein has protein sequence MIFEDLKNIAFYKGIHPNLDKAIDYLYQHRKDSFELGKYEIDGDKVFLVVQENVLNQAENDQFEHHKNYADLHLLVEGHEYSSYGSRIKDEAVAFDEASDIGFVHCHERYPLLLGYHNFAIFFPGEPHQPNGYAGMEEKVRKYLFKILID, from the coding sequence ATGATTTTTGAAGATTTGAAAAACATCGCCTTTTACAAAGGGATTCACCCCAATCTAGACAAGGCTATCGACTATCTCTATCAGCACCGTAAGGATTCTTTCGAACTCGGTAAGTATGAGATTGACGGGGACAAGGTCTTTCTAGTTGTGCAGGAAAATGTCCTCAATCAGGCTGAAAATGATCAATTTGAGCATCATAAGAACTATGCAGATTTGCATTTGCTGGTAGAAGGGCATGAATATTCGAGCTACGGTTCACGTATCAAAGACGAGGCGGTAGCATTCGATGAAGCGAGCGACATTGGCTTTGTCCATTGTCATGAACGCTACCCACTCTTGTTGGGCTATCACAATTTTGCAATTTTCTTCCCAGGAGAACCACACCAGCCAAATGGCTACGCAGGGATGGAAGAAAAAGTTCGCAAGTATCTCTTTAAAATTTTGATTGATTAA
- a CDS encoding ROK family protein, protein MTHYVAIDIGGTNIKYGLIDQEGQLVESHEMPTEAHKGGPHILQKTKDIVASYLEKGPVAGVAISSAGMVDPDKGEIFYAGPQIPNYAGTQFKKEIETSFDIPCEIENDVNCAGLAEAVSGSGKGASVTLCLTIGTGIGGCLIMDGKVFHGFSNSACEVGYMHMQDGAFQDLASTTALVEYVAAAHGDSVDQWNGRRIFKEATEGNKICMVGIDRMVDYLGKGLANICYVANPEVVILGGGIMGQEAILKPKIRTALKAALVPSLAEKTRLEFAHHQNTAGMLGAYYHFKTKQS, encoded by the coding sequence ATGACACACTACGTTGCAATTGATATCGGTGGAACCAACATCAAATATGGTTTGATCGACCAAGAAGGCCAACTTGTTGAATCGCATGAAATGCCAACTGAGGCGCATAAGGGTGGACCCCATATCTTACAAAAGACAAAAGATATCGTAGCCAGTTATCTAGAAAAAGGCCCAGTAGCAGGTGTTGCCATTTCTTCTGCTGGGATGGTGGATCCAGACAAGGGTGAGATTTTCTATGCCGGACCGCAAATCCCTAACTATGCAGGAACCCAGTTCAAGAAGGAAATCGAGACGAGCTTTGATATTCCTTGTGAGATTGAGAATGATGTCAACTGTGCAGGTCTGGCTGAGGCCGTATCTGGTTCAGGCAAGGGAGCGAGTGTGACACTTTGCTTGACCATTGGAACAGGTATCGGTGGTTGCTTGATTATGGATGGGAAAGTCTTTCATGGATTTAGCAACTCAGCCTGCGAAGTCGGTTATATGCATATGCAGGATGGAGCTTTCCAAGATCTTGCCTCTACGACAGCCTTGGTGGAGTATGTAGCAGCAGCTCATGGAGACTCAGTTGATCAGTGGAATGGCCGACGCATCTTTAAGGAAGCTACCGAAGGCAACAAGATTTGTATGGTTGGTATTGACCGCATGGTAGACTATCTAGGAAAAGGTCTGGCAAATATTTGCTACGTTGCCAATCCAGAAGTGGTCATCCTCGGTGGCGGTATCATGGGGCAAGAGGCTATCCTCAAACCAAAGATTCGCACAGCCTTGAAGGCGGCCTTGGTGCCAAGCCTAGCTGAAAAAACACGATTAGAATTTGCCCATCACCAAAATACAGCAGGGATGTTGGGCGCCTATTATCATTTTAAAACAAAACAATCCTAG
- a CDS encoding carbohydrate ABC transporter permease, with amino-acid sequence MQPTQKKPLTAFTVISTIILLLLTVLFIFPFYWILTGAFKSQPDTIMIPPQWFPKMPTMENFQQLMVQNPAMQWMWNSVFISLVTMFLVCATSSLAGYVLAKKRFYGQRILFAVFIAAMALPKQVVLVPLVRIVNFMGIHDTLWAVILPLIGWPFGVFLMKQFSENIPTELLESAKIDGCGEIRTFWSVAFPIVKPGFAALAIFTFINTWNDYFMQLVMLTSRQNLTISLGVATMQAEMATNYGLIMAGAALAAVPIVTVFLVFQKSFTQGITMGAVKG; translated from the coding sequence ATGCAACCTACACAAAAGAAACCCTTAACAGCTTTCACTGTTATCTCAACGATTATCTTGCTCTTGTTGACCGTACTGTTCATCTTTCCATTCTACTGGATCTTGACAGGGGCCTTCAAATCACAGCCTGATACCATTATGATTCCGCCACAGTGGTTCCCTAAAATGCCAACCATGGAAAACTTCCAACAACTCATGGTGCAAAACCCTGCTATGCAGTGGATGTGGAACTCTGTATTTATCTCACTGGTAACCATGTTCCTAGTCTGTGCAACCTCTTCTCTAGCAGGTTATGTCTTGGCTAAAAAACGTTTCTATGGTCAGCGCATTCTTTTTGCAGTCTTTATCGCTGCCATGGCTCTTCCAAAACAAGTTGTCCTTGTACCATTGGTACGTATCGTCAACTTCATGGGAATTCACGATACTCTTTGGGCAGTTATCCTGCCTTTGATTGGATGGCCATTCGGTGTCTTCCTCATGAAACAGTTCAGTGAAAACATCCCAACAGAATTGCTTGAATCAGCTAAAATCGACGGTTGTGGTGAGATTCGTACCTTCTGGAGCGTAGCCTTCCCTATTGTGAAACCAGGATTTGCAGCCCTTGCAATCTTTACCTTCATCAATACTTGGAACGACTACTTCATGCAGTTGGTTATGTTGACTTCACGTCAAAACTTGACCATCTCACTCGGGGTTGCGACCATGCAGGCCGAAATGGCAACCAACTATGGTTTGATCATGGCAGGTGCAGCTCTTGCAGCCGTGCCAATCGTAACGGTCTTCCTTGTCTTCCAAAAATCCTTCACTCAAGGGATCACTATGGGAGCTGTTAAAGGATAA
- a CDS encoding MurR/RpiR family transcriptional regulator produces MNKPDIATIIDLHFEELTELEQEIARYFLQTETIQDDLSSQQVTQKLHISQAALTRFAKKCGFTGYREFVFQYQHQADKQDTHSHKHSPLTKRVLRSYSIMREQTQDLIDEEQLERVAQLIDDAERVYFFGTGSSGLIAREMKLRFMRLGVVCEALTDQDGFAWTTSIMDENCLVLGFSLSGTTQSVLDSLLDAKEMGAKTILFTSSPNKNGQAYTETVLVASHSQSSYIQRISAQLPMLILIDLIYAYFLEINRESKEKIFNSYWENKKLNGYRRQKRVRKS; encoded by the coding sequence ATGAACAAGCCAGATATCGCAACCATAATCGATCTCCATTTTGAAGAATTAACCGAGCTCGAGCAAGAAATCGCTCGCTATTTTTTACAAACTGAAACAATCCAAGATGATCTCTCTTCTCAGCAAGTTACCCAGAAATTACATATCTCCCAAGCAGCCTTGACCCGATTTGCCAAAAAGTGTGGTTTTACAGGCTACCGAGAATTCGTCTTTCAATACCAGCATCAGGCCGATAAACAAGACACTCATTCGCACAAACACAGTCCTTTAACCAAACGTGTTTTGCGAAGCTACAGTATCATGCGAGAACAAACACAGGATTTGATTGACGAAGAACAACTGGAACGCGTCGCCCAATTAATCGATGACGCAGAACGAGTTTACTTCTTTGGGACGGGAAGTTCTGGTCTGATTGCCCGTGAGATGAAACTGCGCTTTATGCGACTAGGTGTTGTCTGTGAAGCTTTGACCGATCAGGATGGCTTTGCTTGGACGACCAGTATCATGGATGAAAACTGTCTGGTACTTGGCTTTTCCCTATCAGGAACTACCCAATCCGTCCTCGATAGTTTGTTGGATGCCAAGGAAATGGGTGCCAAGACCATTTTATTTACCAGCTCTCCAAACAAAAACGGTCAGGCCTATACCGAAACAGTCCTTGTGGCAAGCCATAGTCAATCTTCTTACATCCAGCGTATTTCCGCTCAACTCCCTATGCTCATTTTAATAGATTTGATTTATGCCTACTTTTTAGAAATCAATCGCGAGAGCAAGGAAAAAATCTTTAACAGCTATTGGGAAAATAAAAAGCTCAACGGCTATCGTAGACAAAAACGCGTTAGAAAATCCTAG
- a CDS encoding YesL family protein, whose product MAQKGVSLIKAAFDTDNFLMRFSEKVLDIVTVNLLFVVSCLPIVTIGVAKISLYETMFEIKRSRRVPVFRTYLRAFKQNLKLGLQLGLLELGIVSLSLLDLYLFWGQTALPFQLVKAICLGILIFLTLVMLASYPIAARYDLSWKEVLQKGLILASFNFPWFFLMLAILFLIVMVLYLSAFTLLLGGSVFILFGFGLLVFLQAGLMEKIFAKYQ is encoded by the coding sequence ATGGCACAAAAAGGAGTAAGCCTTATCAAGGCAGCATTTGATACAGATAATTTTCTCATGCGTTTCAGTGAGAAGGTCTTGGATATCGTCACAGTCAATCTTCTTTTTGTCGTCTCTTGTTTGCCCATCGTGACGATTGGAGTGGCAAAAATTAGCCTCTATGAGACCATGTTTGAGATTAAGAGAAGCAGACGAGTACCAGTTTTCAGAACCTATCTAAGAGCTTTCAAGCAAAATCTGAAACTGGGGCTTCAGTTAGGTCTGTTAGAGTTGGGCATTGTCTCATTAAGCCTTCTAGATCTCTACCTCTTCTGGGGACAGACCGCTTTGCCTTTCCAGCTTGTGAAAGCTATTTGTTTGGGGATTCTCATCTTCCTTACTCTCGTGATGCTGGCTAGTTATCCCATCGCTGCGCGCTATGATTTGTCTTGGAAAGAGGTGTTGCAAAAGGGGCTTATCTTGGCAAGTTTTAACTTTCCATGGTTCTTCCTCATGTTAGCCATTCTCTTTCTTATTGTGATGGTTCTTTATCTATCCGCCTTCACTCTCCTTTTGGGTGGATCGGTCTTTATCCTCTTTGGTTTTGGTTTGCTGGTCTTTCTCCAAGCAGGATTGATGGAGAAAATCTTCGCCAAATACCAGTAG
- a CDS encoding carbohydrate ABC transporter permease, with protein sequence MRETVISYAFLAPVLFFFVIFVLAPMIMGFITSFFNYSMTKFEFVGLDNYIRMFKDPVFVKSLINTVILVIGSVPIVVLFSLFVASQTYHQNAIARSFYRFVFFLPVVTGSVAVTVVWKWIYDPLSGILNFVLKSSHIISQNISWLGDKNWALLAIMIILLTTSVGQPIILYIAAMGNIDNSLVEAARVDGATEFQVFWKIKWPSLLPTTLYIAIITTINSFQCFALIQLLTSGGPNYSTSTLMYYLYEKAFQLTEYGYANTIGVFLAVMIAIVSFAQFKILGNDVEY encoded by the coding sequence ATGCGGGAAACAGTGATTTCCTACGCTTTCCTAGCACCAGTGTTATTCTTCTTTGTGATCTTTGTCTTGGCTCCTATGATTATGGGATTCATTACAAGTTTCTTCAACTACTCCATGACTAAATTTGAGTTTGTGGGCTTGGACAACTACATTCGTATGTTTAAAGACCCTGTCTTTGTGAAGTCTTTGATCAATACCGTTATCCTGGTTATTGGATCTGTTCCGATTGTGGTTCTCTTCTCGCTCTTTGTAGCATCTCAAACCTATCATCAAAACGCCATTGCCCGTTCTTTCTATCGTTTCGTCTTCTTCCTTCCTGTAGTTACAGGTAGTGTTGCCGTAACGGTTGTATGGAAATGGATTTATGACCCACTATCAGGGATTTTGAACTTTGTCCTTAAGTCAAGTCATATTATCAGCCAAAACATTTCTTGGTTGGGTGACAAAAACTGGGCTTTGCTAGCGATTATGATTATCCTTTTGACAACATCTGTTGGTCAACCGATTATCCTTTATATCGCTGCTATGGGAAATATTGACAACTCACTTGTTGAAGCAGCGCGTGTGGACGGTGCGACTGAGTTTCAAGTCTTCTGGAAGATCAAATGGCCTAGCCTTCTTCCAACAACTCTTTACATCGCAATCATTACGACCATCAACTCATTCCAGTGTTTCGCCTTGATTCAGTTGTTGACTTCTGGTGGTCCAAACTACTCAACAAGTACACTGATGTACTACCTTTACGAAAAAGCTTTCCAATTGACAGAATATGGCTATGCAAATACTATCGGTGTCTTCTTGGCGGTGATGATTGCCATTGTCAGCTTTGCTCAATTCAAGATCCTCGGAAACGACGTAGAATACTAA
- a CDS encoding class I SAM-dependent methyltransferase: MSNYIKLNEDRWNNVKNDYTEPLTHEELEEVRKHPISVALTVGKKVPIEWFEKAKGKKILGLACGGGQQGPVFALKGYDVTIMDFSKSQLERDEMVAKREGLKINTVQSDMTKAFPFEDETFDIVFNPVSNVYIEDLENMYKETSRVLKKGGLLMVGFMNPWIYMYDADIVWDKPDEELLLKFSLPFNSRELEEEGKITINPEYGYEFSHTLENQIRGQLKNGLAMIDFYESCDKRHRLSPYGNDYIATLCIKL; encoded by the coding sequence ATGAGTAATTATATAAAATTAAATGAAGATAGATGGAATAATGTAAAAAATGACTACACTGAGCCATTGACACATGAAGAATTAGAAGAAGTTAGAAAACATCCAATTTCTGTTGCCCTAACTGTTGGGAAAAAAGTTCCGATAGAATGGTTTGAAAAAGCCAAGGGAAAAAAGATATTAGGGTTAGCTTGTGGTGGTGGACAGCAGGGTCCAGTTTTTGCTCTAAAAGGTTATGATGTCACCATTATGGATTTTTCTAAATCACAATTAGAAAGAGATGAAATGGTTGCAAAACGAGAAGGTTTAAAAATCAATACGGTTCAAAGCGATATGACAAAAGCATTTCCATTTGAAGATGAAACTTTTGATATTGTTTTTAATCCGGTTTCAAATGTATACATAGAAGATTTAGAAAATATGTATAAAGAAACCTCTCGCGTATTGAAAAAGGGTGGACTCTTAATGGTCGGATTTATGAATCCTTGGATCTACATGTATGATGCTGACATTGTATGGGACAAACCCGATGAGGAATTGCTTTTAAAGTTTTCACTCCCTTTTAATTCAAGAGAGCTTGAAGAGGAAGGTAAAATCACCATCAATCCAGAATATGGATATGAATTTAGCCATACCTTAGAAAATCAGATTAGAGGACAACTAAAAAACGGTCTCGCTATGATTGATTTTTATGAATCATGTGACAAAAGACATCGATTATCACCTTATGGAAATGACTACATCGCTACACTTTGCATTAAACTATAA